The proteins below come from a single Serratia ficaria genomic window:
- a CDS encoding MurR/RpiR family transcriptional regulator codes for MNNPTQLSLLQDEIRHRYETLSKRLKQVARYILDNSNSIAFDTVASIAAQASVPPSTLIRFANAFGFSGFNEMKQVFRQHLMEETVNYTERARLFRQTSTDDNVAPEKPAEILNVFTMVNAQALQQLAMQIAPEQLDRAVELLNNAENIYVIGLRRSFSVASYLTYALRHLERRAFLIDGLGGMFTEQLSMVKPKDVVIAISYSPYAQEALELVELGAKRGAQQIAITDSQVSPLAAFSDVCFVVREAQVDGFRSQVASMCLAQTLAVSLALNNAKDE; via the coding sequence ATGAACAACCCAACTCAACTTTCGCTGTTACAGGATGAGATTCGCCACCGTTATGAAACGCTGAGCAAACGCTTAAAGCAGGTGGCGCGCTACATTTTGGATAACAGTAACAGCATTGCTTTCGATACCGTCGCCTCCATCGCCGCACAGGCCAGCGTCCCGCCCTCCACCCTGATCCGTTTCGCCAACGCCTTCGGCTTCAGCGGCTTCAACGAAATGAAGCAGGTGTTTCGTCAGCACCTGATGGAAGAAACGGTGAACTACACCGAGCGCGCGCGTCTGTTCCGCCAAACCTCGACCGACGACAACGTGGCGCCGGAAAAACCGGCGGAAATCCTCAACGTGTTCACCATGGTCAACGCCCAGGCGCTGCAGCAGCTGGCGATGCAAATCGCCCCCGAGCAGTTGGATCGCGCGGTCGAGCTGCTGAACAACGCCGAGAATATCTACGTGATCGGCCTGCGCCGTTCGTTCAGCGTCGCCTCTTACCTCACCTATGCGCTGCGCCATCTGGAGCGCAGGGCGTTTCTGATCGACGGGCTGGGCGGCATGTTTACCGAACAGCTGAGCATGGTGAAACCGAAGGACGTGGTGATCGCCATCAGCTACTCGCCGTATGCGCAAGAAGCGCTGGAGCTGGTGGAGCTGGGCGCCAAGCGCGGCGCGCAACAGATCGCCATCACCGACAGCCAGGTCAGCCCGCTGGCCGCCTTCAGCGACGTGTGCTTTGTGGTGCGCGAAGCGCAGGTGGACGGGTTCCGCTCGCAGGTCGCCTCGATGTGCCTGGCGCAAACCCTGGCGGTCTCGCTGGCGCTGAACAACGCCAAGGACGAATAA
- the iolB gene encoding 5-deoxy-glucuronate isomerase, protein MSSLLAKCQQPNAQGRIQHVTPENAGWRFVGFEVYRLAAGESLQLESGDRELCLVLVAGIASVATLRAEYPHIGKRMSPFERTPPYAVYVPHQDRIEVRAETDLELAVCSAPGGGHLPSRLITPADVGVERRGKGRNQRLVHNILPDSEPADSLLVVEVYTDEGNTSSYPSHKHDREDSPDETYLEETYYHRIQPEQGFCMQRVYTDDRALDECMPVYNRDVVKVPRGYHPVATLAGYDNYYLNVMAGPVRLWKFTWEKDHAWINSDGYPAAK, encoded by the coding sequence ATGTCTTCACTGCTTGCCAAATGTCAGCAGCCGAACGCCCAGGGGCGCATCCAGCACGTCACCCCGGAAAATGCCGGCTGGCGCTTTGTCGGGTTCGAGGTTTATCGCCTGGCGGCCGGCGAGTCGCTGCAGCTGGAAAGCGGCGACCGGGAGCTGTGCCTGGTGCTGGTGGCCGGCATCGCCTCGGTCGCCACCCTGCGGGCGGAATACCCGCATATCGGCAAGCGCATGAGCCCGTTCGAGCGCACGCCGCCTTACGCGGTGTACGTGCCGCATCAGGATCGCATCGAGGTGCGGGCGGAAACCGATTTGGAGCTGGCGGTATGCAGCGCGCCGGGCGGCGGTCACCTGCCGTCGCGGCTGATCACCCCGGCGGATGTCGGCGTGGAGCGGCGCGGCAAGGGGCGCAACCAACGGCTGGTGCACAATATTTTGCCGGACAGCGAACCGGCCGACAGCCTGCTGGTGGTGGAAGTGTACACCGACGAGGGCAACACCAGTTCTTATCCCAGCCACAAGCACGATCGGGAAGACTCGCCGGATGAAACCTATCTGGAAGAGACTTACTACCATCGCATCCAACCGGAACAGGGCTTCTGCATGCAGCGCGTGTATACCGACGACCGCGCTCTGGACGAATGCATGCCGGTCTATAACCGCGACGTGGTGAAAGTGCCGCGCGGCTACCACCCGGTCGCGACCCTGGCCGGTTACGACAATTACTATCTCAACGTGATGGCCGGGCCGGTGCGGCTGTGGAAATTCACCTGGGAGAAAGATCACGCCTGGATTAACAGCGACGGTTATCCGGCGGCGAAGTAA